One Avibacterium avium genomic window carries:
- the mutM gene encoding bifunctional DNA-formamidopyrimidine glycosylase/DNA-(apurinic or apyrimidinic site) lyase, with protein MPELPEVETTKNGISPYLTGFIIEKIVVRNPKLRWEVSPQLSEFKQVKVSHLSRRAKYLIIHTEKGAIIGHLGMSGSLRVVPQDSPIDKHDHLDIVMNNGKVLRYNDPRRFGAWLWTDNLADFHLFAKLGPEPLSAEFTGEYLFKKSRKKQTALKTFLMDNAVVVGVGNIYANETLFLCGLHPLKLAKNLTKSQCELLVQTIKQVLTTSIAQGGTTLKDFLQPDGRPGYFAQELRVYGNKDKPCPTCGTKIESLVIGQRNSFFCPKCQKKA; from the coding sequence ATGCCTGAATTACCCGAAGTTGAAACCACTAAAAATGGGATTTCCCCTTATTTAACAGGATTTATCATTGAAAAAATCGTGGTACGCAATCCTAAATTACGTTGGGAAGTCAGCCCACAATTAAGTGAGTTTAAGCAGGTTAAAGTGAGCCATCTTTCCCGCCGTGCAAAATATCTGATCATTCATACGGAAAAAGGTGCGATCATTGGGCATTTAGGAATGTCGGGATCTTTGCGTGTCGTGCCACAGGATAGCCCCATTGATAAACACGATCATTTAGATATTGTGATGAATAATGGCAAGGTGCTGCGTTATAACGATCCCCGCCGTTTTGGCGCGTGGCTCTGGACGGATAATCTGGCAGATTTTCATCTTTTTGCCAAACTTGGTCCAGAACCCCTTTCAGCGGAATTTACTGGGGAATATCTGTTCAAAAAATCTCGTAAAAAACAGACCGCACTTAAAACCTTTTTAATGGATAATGCGGTGGTGGTAGGCGTGGGCAATATTTATGCCAATGAAACGCTCTTTTTGTGCGGTTTACATCCGCTGAAATTAGCCAAAAACTTAACCAAATCTCAATGCGAATTGCTGGTTCAAACCATTAAACAAGTGCTTACCACCTCCATTGCGCAAGGTGGTACAACCTTGAAAGACTTCTTACAACCTGACGGCCGCCCCGGTTATTTCGCCCAAGAACTACGGGTTTACGGCAATAAAGATAAGCCTTGTCCAACGTGCGGGACAAAAATTGAAAGTTTAGTCATCGGGCAACGTAATAGCTTTTTCTGTCCAAAATGTCAGAAAAAAGCATAA
- a CDS encoding opacity family porin: MKKLLAVAIGALAISATANANWYVQGDVQHSKLKFTEYSALNKNKVTPRLTVGYKVNDWRVAVDTFYAKTSGNVDTNEHISAKIYGLGLAAIYDFNFNLPVKPYLGARLSLNVFDVENTQPNAFEDKKHTKFGYGALAGISCDLTQNLALDTGFEYNRLGNWEDTKVNQYGVKVGLRYEF, translated from the coding sequence ATGAAAAAACTATTAGCGGTAGCAATCGGTGCGTTAGCTATTTCAGCCACAGCCAATGCAAATTGGTATGTTCAAGGTGATGTACAACACTCAAAATTAAAATTCACTGAGTATTCAGCATTAAATAAAAACAAGGTGACACCTCGTCTTACTGTCGGTTATAAAGTAAATGATTGGCGTGTTGCTGTGGATACTTTCTATGCGAAAACTTCTGGCAATGTAGATACAAATGAGCATATCAGCGCAAAAATCTATGGCTTAGGTTTAGCAGCAATCTATGATTTCAATTTTAATTTACCAGTTAAACCTTACCTTGGTGCGCGTTTATCATTAAATGTTTTTGATGTTGAAAATACACAACCAAACGCATTTGAAGATAAAAAACACACTAAATTTGGTTATGGTGCATTAGCGGGTATTTCTTGTGATCTTACTCAAAACCTTGCTTTAGATACTGGTTTTGAATATAACCGTTTAGGTAACTGGGAAGATACCAAAGTAAATCAATATGGTGTAAAAGTAGGTCTTCGTTACGAGTTCTAA
- a CDS encoding sialic acid TRAP transporter substrate-binding protein SiaP has protein sequence MKLTKLALATLCVGLSTSVFAADYDLKFGMVAGTSSNEYKAVEFFAKEVKDKSQGKIEIAIFPSAQLGDDRVMLKQLKDGALDFTLAESARFQIFYPEAEVFALPYMLKDFDVAKKAVLETNFGKNLFAKINKELGVSVLSIGYNGTRQTTSNRPINSIADMKGLKLRVPNAATNLAFAKYVGATPTPMAFSEVYLALQTNAVDGQENPLPTIQAQKFYEVQKYLALTNHILNDQLYLISNETLDELPDDLKTVVKEAALKAADYHTKLFVDGENELIAFFQEKGVTVTKPDLAPFKAALQPYYDEYLKKNGEVGKQAVEEISELAK, from the coding sequence ATGAAATTAACAAAACTTGCTCTTGCAACATTATGCGTGGGTTTATCTACTTCCGTTTTTGCCGCAGATTATGATTTAAAATTCGGTATGGTTGCGGGAACAAGCTCAAACGAATATAAAGCGGTTGAGTTTTTCGCGAAAGAAGTGAAAGATAAATCTCAGGGTAAAATTGAAATTGCCATTTTCCCGAGCGCTCAGCTTGGTGATGACCGCGTAATGTTAAAACAGCTTAAAGATGGTGCATTAGACTTCACCCTTGCAGAATCTGCCCGTTTCCAAATTTTCTATCCAGAAGCGGAAGTGTTTGCACTGCCTTATATGTTAAAAGATTTTGATGTGGCGAAAAAAGCCGTGTTAGAAACCAACTTTGGTAAAAACTTATTCGCTAAAATCAATAAAGAGTTAGGTGTGAGCGTGCTTTCTATCGGTTATAACGGGACTCGCCAAACCACCTCAAACCGTCCAATTAACAGCATTGCGGATATGAAAGGCTTGAAACTTCGTGTGCCAAATGCGGCGACTAACCTTGCTTTCGCTAAATATGTAGGCGCAACCCCAACACCAATGGCGTTCTCTGAAGTGTATCTTGCGTTACAAACCAATGCGGTAGATGGCCAAGAAAACCCATTGCCAACCATTCAAGCGCAAAAATTCTATGAAGTACAAAAATACTTAGCGTTAACCAACCACATTTTAAATGACCAACTTTATTTGATCAGTAATGAAACCCTTGATGAATTGCCAGATGATTTAAAAACAGTGGTAAAAGAAGCCGCACTTAAAGCTGCAGATTATCACACAAAATTATTTGTGGACGGCGAAAATGAGTTAATCGCTTTCTTCCAAGAAAAAGGCGTAACGGTAACAAAACCTGATCTTGCACCGTTCAAAGCGGCATTACAACCATACTACGATGAATACTTGAAAAAGAATGGTGAAGTTGGAAAACAAGCTGTAGAAGAAATCTCTGAGTTAGCTAAATAA
- the glyQ gene encoding glycine--tRNA ligase subunit alpha, whose translation MDTKFNVKTFQGMILALQAYWAEQGCTIVQPFDMEVGAGTSHPMTALRAIGPEPMAFAYVQPSRRPTDGRYGENPNRLQHYYQFQVVIKPSPDNIQELYLGSLKMLGFDPTQHDIRFVEDNWENPTLGAWGLGWEVWLNGMEVTQFTYFQQVGGLECKPVTGEVTYGLERLAMYIQGVDSVYDLVWSDGPLGKTTYGDVFHQNEVEQSTYNFEYADIDFLFKAFEQYEKEAQELLALEKPLPLPAYERILKAAHSFNLLDARKAISVTERQRYILRIRALTKGVAEAYYASREALGFPGCKK comes from the coding sequence ATGGATACAAAATTTAACGTAAAAACTTTCCAAGGAATGATCCTTGCCTTACAGGCTTATTGGGCAGAACAAGGCTGTACCATTGTGCAACCTTTTGATATGGAAGTGGGGGCAGGCACGTCCCACCCAATGACTGCATTGCGTGCCATTGGGCCAGAGCCGATGGCGTTCGCCTATGTGCAACCTTCACGCCGTCCAACTGATGGGCGTTATGGCGAAAATCCAAACCGCTTGCAGCATTATTATCAATTCCAAGTGGTGATCAAACCTTCCCCTGACAACATTCAAGAGCTTTATCTTGGCTCATTAAAAATGCTCGGCTTTGACCCAACACAACACGATATTCGTTTTGTAGAAGACAACTGGGAAAACCCAACCCTTGGCGCGTGGGGCTTAGGCTGGGAAGTGTGGCTAAATGGTATGGAAGTGACCCAATTTACCTATTTCCAACAAGTGGGCGGCTTAGAATGTAAACCGGTTACGGGCGAGGTTACCTACGGTTTAGAACGCTTGGCGATGTATATTCAAGGCGTGGATAGTGTGTATGACTTAGTTTGGTCAGACGGCCCACTCGGCAAAACCACCTACGGCGATGTGTTCCACCAAAACGAAGTAGAACAATCTACTTACAACTTTGAATACGCTGATATTGATTTCTTATTCAAAGCCTTTGAACAATATGAGAAAGAAGCGCAAGAGCTATTAGCCCTAGAAAAACCATTACCACTGCCTGCCTATGAACGCATTTTAAAAGCCGCACACAGCTTTAACTTGCTCGATGCACGAAAAGCCATTTCCGTGACCGAACGCCAACGCTACATTCTGCGTATCCGCGCCTTAACCAAAGGTGTCGCGGAAGCCTATTACGCCAGCCGTGAAGCATTGGGTTTCCCTGGGTGTAAAAAATAA
- a CDS encoding sugar O-acetyltransferase codes for MLSNKQKMLAGLAHKPNDPELAQLRIENKKRLFQYNTQICPSETEKRAVLIQQILGKCKNEPHINAPFFCDYGCFIEVGENFFANYNCTMLDNGGITIGDNVMLAPNVSLYTVGHPLDAELRSQDWEQALPITIGNNVWIGGNAIILGGVTIGDNVVIGAGSVVSKDIPANSLVVGNPARVIRQITEQDRLNYINKYMADYA; via the coding sequence ATGTTATCAAATAAGCAGAAAATGCTCGCAGGGCTGGCGCATAAACCTAATGATCCAGAATTAGCACAACTTCGCATTGAAAATAAAAAGCGCCTTTTTCAATACAATACGCAAATTTGCCCTTCTGAAACAGAAAAAAGAGCGGTGCTAATTCAGCAAATTTTAGGCAAATGCAAAAATGAACCCCATATTAACGCGCCGTTTTTTTGCGATTACGGCTGTTTTATTGAAGTGGGCGAAAACTTTTTTGCCAACTATAACTGCACAATGTTGGATAACGGCGGCATCACCATTGGTGATAATGTGATGCTCGCGCCGAATGTGAGCCTTTATACCGTAGGCCACCCCCTTGATGCGGAATTACGCAGCCAAGATTGGGAACAAGCGCTGCCGATCACCATTGGCAATAATGTGTGGATTGGGGGAAATGCCATTATCTTAGGTGGCGTAACCATTGGCGATAACGTAGTAATTGGCGCAGGTTCAGTGGTGAGCAAAGATATTCCCGCTAATAGCCTTGTGGTGGGCAATCCAGCCAGAGTGATTCGCCAAATTACCGAGCAAGATAGGCTTAATTACATCAACAAATATATGGCAGACTATGCTTGA
- the metK gene encoding methionine adenosyltransferase: MSSYLFTSESVSEGHPDKIADQISDAVLDEILKQDPKARVACETYVKTGMALVGGEITTSAWVDIENLTRQVICDIGYKHSDMGFDGHSCAVLNAIGKQSSDINQGVDRESPLDQGAGDQGIMFGYATNETEVLMPAAITYAHRLMERQAQVRKDGTLPWLRPDAKSQVTLKYENDKIVGIDAVVLSTQHAEEISQNALHEAVMEEIIKPVLPSEWLGKDTKYFINPTGRFVIGGPMGDCGLTGRKIIVDTYGGAARHGGGAFSGKDPSKVDRSAAYAARYVAKNIVAAGLADRCEIQLSYAIGVAEPTSIMVETFGTGKVSNELLVNLVREFFDLRPYGLIKMLDLIQPIYRQTAAYGHFGREQFPWEKTDRAAELRAAAGLK, from the coding sequence ATGTCATCTTATTTATTTACTTCTGAATCTGTGTCAGAAGGACACCCAGATAAAATTGCCGATCAGATTTCTGACGCGGTGTTAGACGAAATTTTAAAACAAGATCCGAAAGCTCGTGTGGCCTGTGAAACCTATGTCAAAACAGGTATGGCGCTTGTGGGCGGCGAAATCACCACTTCAGCTTGGGTGGACATTGAGAATCTTACCCGCCAAGTGATTTGTGATATTGGTTACAAACACTCTGATATGGGCTTTGATGGCCATTCGTGTGCGGTGTTAAACGCCATTGGCAAACAATCTTCTGATATTAATCAAGGCGTGGATCGTGAAAGTCCGTTAGATCAAGGGGCGGGTGACCAAGGCATTATGTTTGGTTATGCCACCAATGAAACAGAAGTGTTAATGCCTGCGGCGATTACCTATGCACACCGCTTAATGGAACGCCAAGCGCAAGTGCGTAAAGACGGCACTTTGCCTTGGTTGCGTCCAGATGCGAAAAGCCAAGTTACACTAAAATATGAAAACGACAAAATTGTTGGCATTGATGCAGTGGTGCTTTCCACCCAACACGCGGAAGAAATCAGCCAAAATGCCTTGCACGAAGCGGTAATGGAAGAAATTATCAAGCCTGTACTACCAAGTGAATGGCTCGGCAAAGACACCAAATATTTCATCAATCCAACAGGCCGTTTTGTGATTGGTGGCCCTATGGGGGATTGCGGTTTAACAGGACGTAAAATTATCGTGGATACTTACGGCGGTGCAGCACGCCACGGTGGTGGTGCATTCTCAGGTAAAGATCCATCAAAAGTGGATCGTTCAGCTGCCTATGCTGCACGCTATGTAGCGAAGAACATTGTTGCTGCAGGTTTAGCAGATCGTTGTGAAATTCAGCTTTCTTATGCCATCGGCGTGGCAGAGCCAACGTCTATTATGGTGGAAACTTTTGGCACGGGCAAAGTGAGCAATGAGTTGTTGGTGAATTTAGTGCGTGAATTTTTCGATTTACGCCCTTACGGCTTAATCAAAATGCTTGATCTGATTCAGCCAATCTACCGCCAAACCGCCGCTTACGGCCACTTTGGACGCGAACAATTTCCTTGGGAAAAAACCGACCGCGCCGCAGAATTAAGAGCAGCAGCTGGGTTGAAATAA
- the glyS gene encoding glycine--tRNA ligase subunit beta has product MTKNFLAEIGTEELPPKALKKLAVAFKDNVEQELTQAGLAFDAVEWFASPRRLAVKVLGLAEAQPSKEVEKRGPAVSAAFDAEGKPTKAAEGWARGCGISVDQAERLATDKGEWLVHRAVIEGQPTKNLLLGIISNALAKLPIPKTMRWSDKSEQFVRPVHTVTLLFGDELIEGEILGVASGKTIRGHRFLGEQEFSIDNADQYPEILEQKGSVIADFERRKAIILENSQQKATALGGVADIEENLLDEVTALVEFPNVLTAKFEERFLAVPAEALVYTMKGDQKYFPIYDKNGKLLPHFIFVSNINPQDPTAIIEGNEKVVRPRLTDAEFFFKTDLKQRLEDNLPRLKTVLFQQQLGTLFDKTERIEKLSGEIAAQIGADVAKAERAGLLSKCDLMTNMVFEFTDTQGVMGMHYARHDGEDEEVAVALNEQYMPRFAGDELPHSLVACAVALADKLDTLTGIFGIGQHPKGDKDPFALRRAALGVLRIIVEKKLPLDLTDLVKKSTALFGDKLTNSNVVDDVVDFMLGRFRAWYQEEGIAVDVIQAVQARRPTRPADFDARVRAVAHFRTLDAAEALAAANKRVSNILAKAEDEIGEIHLDRCVEPEEKALAESVLALQSEVQPLIAKGDYVAVLDKLANLRQPVDNFFEKVMVNVEDPQLRQNRLAILKTLQGLFLQVADISLLQ; this is encoded by the coding sequence ATGACAAAAAACTTCCTCGCCGAGATCGGCACTGAAGAGCTACCACCGAAGGCTCTGAAAAAATTAGCGGTGGCATTTAAAGACAACGTAGAGCAAGAGCTTACTCAAGCGGGTTTGGCGTTTGATGCGGTTGAATGGTTTGCTAGCCCTCGCCGTTTGGCGGTGAAAGTGTTGGGGTTGGCGGAAGCACAACCGAGCAAAGAAGTGGAAAAACGTGGACCTGCGGTTTCAGCGGCGTTTGACGCGGAGGGCAAGCCAACCAAAGCGGCAGAGGGTTGGGCGAGAGGCTGTGGTATCAGCGTCGATCAAGCGGAGCGTTTGGCAACGGACAAAGGCGAATGGCTGGTGCATCGTGCGGTGATCGAGGGGCAGCCGACTAAGAATCTTCTGTTAGGCATTATCAGCAATGCCCTGGCGAAATTGCCAATTCCAAAAACAATGCGTTGGAGTGATAAAAGCGAGCAATTCGTCCGCCCTGTGCATACGGTAACCCTGTTATTTGGTGATGAGCTGATCGAAGGTGAAATTCTTGGCGTAGCCAGTGGTAAAACCATTCGTGGACATCGTTTCTTAGGCGAACAAGAATTTAGCATTGATAATGCGGATCAATATCCTGAAATTTTGGAGCAAAAAGGCAGCGTGATTGCCGATTTTGAACGCCGTAAAGCGATTATTTTGGAAAATTCTCAACAAAAAGCCACCGCACTTGGCGGTGTGGCGGATATTGAAGAAAATCTGCTTGATGAAGTTACCGCATTGGTGGAGTTTCCAAATGTGCTAACGGCAAAATTTGAAGAGCGTTTCCTTGCTGTGCCTGCGGAAGCCTTAGTTTACACAATGAAAGGCGACCAAAAATATTTCCCGATTTACGATAAAAACGGAAAATTATTACCGCACTTTATTTTCGTATCCAATATTAATCCGCAAGATCCAACGGCGATTATTGAAGGAAACGAAAAAGTGGTGCGTCCACGTTTAACGGACGCAGAATTTTTCTTCAAAACCGATTTAAAACAGCGTTTAGAAGACAACTTGCCACGCCTCAAAACTGTGTTATTCCAGCAACAACTCGGCACATTGTTTGATAAAACCGAGCGTATTGAAAAGCTCAGTGGTGAAATTGCGGCACAAATTGGGGCGGACGTGGCAAAAGCAGAGCGTGCAGGCTTGTTATCAAAATGTGATTTAATGACCAATATGGTGTTTGAATTCACGGATACGCAAGGCGTGATGGGTATGCACTATGCACGCCACGATGGGGAAGATGAAGAAGTGGCGGTGGCGTTAAATGAACAATATATGCCGCGTTTCGCTGGTGATGAACTTCCACATTCTCTTGTGGCTTGTGCAGTGGCATTGGCGGATAAATTAGACACCTTGACCGGGATTTTTGGTATTGGTCAGCACCCGAAAGGGGATAAAGATCCGTTTGCTTTACGCCGTGCTGCATTAGGTGTGTTGCGTATCATCGTAGAGAAAAAATTGCCACTTGATTTAACGGATTTAGTGAAAAAATCCACCGCACTTTTTGGCGATAAATTAACAAACAGCAATGTGGTTGATGATGTAGTGGACTTTATGCTTGGCCGCTTCCGTGCGTGGTATCAAGAAGAAGGCATTGCGGTAGATGTCATTCAAGCGGTGCAGGCTCGCCGCCCTACTCGCCCAGCTGATTTTGATGCGCGTGTGCGTGCGGTGGCACATTTCCGTACCCTTGATGCAGCAGAAGCCTTAGCCGCTGCGAATAAGCGTGTAAGCAATATTTTAGCCAAAGCAGAAGACGAGATTGGTGAGATCCATTTAGATCGTTGTGTCGAGCCTGAAGAAAAAGCCTTGGCGGAAAGCGTGCTAGCGTTACAAAGCGAAGTGCAGCCGCTGATTGCCAAAGGGGACTATGTGGCGGTGTTGGATAAACTCGCCAACTTACGCCAACCGGTGGATAATTTCTTTGAGAAAGTGATGGTAAACGTGGAAGATCCACAACTTCGTCAAAATCGTTTAGCCATTCTGAAAACTCTGCAAGGATTATTCTTACAAGTGGCGGATATTTCCTTATTGCAATAG
- a CDS encoding endonuclease domain-containing protein: MQPYSKNLKELSQKLRSNQTDAESKLWQRINRDQLLGFRFNRQKPLLNYIVDFYCAKAKLIIELDGSHHYEPEYQEKDRQRDDELRSLGFTVMRFSNDEIYYEIEAVVEQIYLFLEQVQISPSPSLLKRGTD, translated from the coding sequence ATGCAGCCTTACTCTAAGAATTTAAAGGAACTTTCACAGAAATTACGTTCAAATCAGACTGATGCTGAAAGTAAATTATGGCAACGGATTAATAGAGATCAGTTATTAGGCTTTCGCTTTAATCGTCAAAAGCCATTGCTAAATTATATCGTAGATTTTTATTGTGCAAAGGCAAAACTGATTATTGAACTAGATGGTTCTCATCATTATGAGCCAGAGTATCAAGAAAAAGATCGACAAAGAGATGATGAACTAAGATCTCTAGGTTTTACAGTGATGCGGTTCAGTAATGATGAAATTTATTATGAGATTGAGGCTGTCGTAGAGCAGATTTATTTATTTTTAGAACAAGTACAAATCTCCCCTAGCCCCTCTTTACTAAAGAGGGGGACTGATTAG
- a CDS encoding PDDEXK nuclease domain-containing protein, whose amino-acid sequence MEKEKHIAINEHQLVGEISQLIQNSKQRVAVTVNAELTLLYWHIGQRINQHILNNERAEYGKEVIKNLSKSLTEQLGKGWGKRHLSYLMQFAAAFPDPKIVNTLCAQLSWSHFKLIIAVDDPIKRDFYTTMAAQERWSVRTLDNRIGSLLFERTAISKKPDETISQELTLLREKGEYNQSMILKDPYILDFLELNDRYLEKDLEDAILREVEQFLLELGAGFTFIARQKRIQIDNDDFYIDLLLYNRKLKRLIAIELKTEAFKHSHKSQMELYLAWLAKYEQEEGENPPLGIILCTSKKQEQVELLDLNHSDIHIAEYMTVLPSKEILEQRLHLAVSRAKERFAK is encoded by the coding sequence ATGGAAAAAGAAAAACACATTGCAATTAATGAACACCAATTAGTCGGCGAAATTAGCCAATTAATTCAAAACAGCAAGCAACGCGTTGCTGTAACGGTGAATGCAGAACTTACCTTGCTTTATTGGCATATTGGACAGCGGATTAATCAGCATATTCTCAATAATGAACGGGCGGAATATGGTAAAGAAGTGATTAAGAATTTGTCTAAAAGCCTAACAGAGCAATTGGGGAAGGGTTGGGGTAAAAGACATCTTAGTTATTTAATGCAGTTTGCTGCCGCTTTTCCTGATCCCAAAATTGTGAACACACTGTGTGCACAATTAAGCTGGTCACATTTTAAATTGATTATTGCGGTTGATGATCCAATAAAACGAGATTTTTATACCACGATGGCAGCACAAGAAAGATGGTCGGTAAGAACGCTTGATAATCGTATTGGCTCATTGCTGTTTGAACGCACCGCAATCTCGAAAAAGCCTGATGAAACCATTAGCCAAGAATTAACTTTATTGCGAGAAAAGGGCGAATATAATCAATCAATGATCTTAAAAGATCCTTATATTTTGGATTTTTTAGAACTTAATGATCGTTATTTAGAAAAAGATCTTGAAGATGCAATTTTAAGAGAAGTTGAGCAATTTCTTTTAGAATTGGGAGCGGGTTTCACTTTTATTGCTCGGCAGAAACGAATTCAAATTGATAATGATGATTTTTATATTGATTTACTACTTTACAACCGTAAATTAAAACGTTTAATCGCCATTGAATTAAAAACCGAAGCATTTAAACATTCACACAAAAGCCAAATGGAACTTTATCTAGCGTGGCTTGCGAAATATGAGCAAGAAGAAGGGGAAAATCCACCCTTAGGTATTATTTTATGTACGTCTAAAAAGCAAGAGCAAGTTGAATTATTAGATTTAAACCATTCGGATATTCATATCGCTGAATATATGACGGTGTTGCCGAGTAAAGAAATATTAGAGCAGCGATTGCATTTGGCGGTATCACGAGCGAAAGAACGGTTTGCTAAATAA
- a CDS encoding SprT family zinc-dependent metalloprotease: protein MSDTHSSLRLLNIQILRQLRHYLQLAEQHFQRTFPMPTVSYQLRGVKAGVAYLQKNEIRFNRTLLLENPDYFLQQIVPHELAHLIVYQVFGRVAPHGKEWKAVMENIFQQPAEIYHNLDVKSVQGKNFTYRCGCRTHDLSVRRHNKVQKQSAVYFCRECKQALIYLPVAKNYATIG from the coding sequence ATGTCAGACACTCATTCTTCATTACGTTTACTTAATATACAAATCCTCCGCCAGTTACGCCATTATTTGCAACTGGCGGAGCAGCATTTTCAACGCACTTTTCCAATGCCAACAGTGAGTTATCAACTGCGCGGGGTAAAGGCTGGAGTGGCATATTTACAGAAAAATGAAATCCGTTTTAACCGCACTTTATTGTTGGAAAATCCTGACTATTTTTTGCAGCAAATTGTTCCGCACGAACTGGCCCATTTAATTGTTTATCAAGTGTTTGGGCGAGTAGCGCCGCACGGCAAAGAATGGAAAGCGGTGATGGAAAACATCTTCCAGCAACCTGCGGAAATTTACCACAATTTAGATGTTAAAAGTGTGCAGGGAAAAAACTTTACTTACCGCTGCGGTTGCCGCACTCACGATCTTAGCGTACGCCGCCATAACAAAGTGCAAAAGCAAAGTGCGGTGTATTTTTGTCGAGAATGTAAACAAGCATTAATTTATTTACCTGTAGCCAAAAATTATGCTACAATTGGTTGA
- a CDS encoding beta-phosphoglucomutase family hydrolase, giving the protein MTDLEFFADYDGLIFDMDGTVIDTMPSHKKAWDKVGETLGYPLNGEMIYQLGGAPVKVIAEQMMKKAAMPMELFDEVLQLKRQYGIELIMQHSTLLPAAQVVKKFAGQKPLALGTGSHRNVTNLLLDKFDLHAYFDAVVTAEDVAKHKPEPDTFLRCAELIKVNPQRCVVFEDADLGVQAGLAAGMDVFDVRINQLIKQ; this is encoded by the coding sequence ATGACGGATTTGGAGTTTTTTGCCGATTATGACGGCTTAATTTTTGATATGGACGGCACGGTGATCGACACAATGCCAAGCCATAAAAAAGCGTGGGATAAAGTGGGCGAAACCTTAGGTTACCCTTTAAATGGCGAGATGATTTACCAACTGGGTGGCGCGCCAGTGAAAGTGATTGCTGAACAAATGATGAAAAAAGCTGCAATGCCAATGGAATTGTTTGATGAAGTGCTCCAATTAAAACGCCAATATGGAATTGAATTGATTATGCAACATTCTACTTTGTTGCCAGCGGCGCAGGTGGTGAAGAAATTTGCTGGACAAAAACCTTTGGCGCTGGGAACAGGATCGCACCGCAATGTGACCAATCTATTGCTCGATAAATTTGATTTACACGCCTATTTTGATGCCGTGGTTACCGCAGAAGATGTGGCAAAGCACAAGCCAGAACCCGATACATTTTTGCGTTGCGCGGAATTAATCAAGGTGAATCCACAACGTTGCGTGGTGTTTGAAGATGCCGATCTTGGCGTGCAAGCAGGGCTTGCTGCTGGAATGGACGTCTTTGATGTCCGTATCAATCAACTGATTAAACAATAA
- a CDS encoding YqaA family protein: MLDWLTDGLLGSQNSLWLMFSSAFLSATVLPGNSEIIFLFLTAPFIGAMFSHDVLSLIAVATAGNTLGSMTTYAIGRWFPKLEQKNLQRSWALNNIQRYGIWTLLLSWLPIVGDAFCAMAGWLRFNWLKSMLLILIGKLLRYIFLYQLNTFIH, encoded by the coding sequence ATGCTTGATTGGCTGACCGATGGGCTATTGGGATCGCAAAATAGCCTATGGCTAATGTTTAGCAGCGCCTTTCTTAGTGCCACGGTATTGCCCGGCAATTCGGAAATTATTTTCCTTTTTCTTACCGCACCTTTTATTGGTGCAATGTTTTCTCACGATGTGTTAAGCTTGATTGCAGTCGCTACCGCAGGCAACACCCTTGGTAGTATGACCACCTATGCCATTGGGCGTTGGTTTCCCAAATTAGAACAAAAAAATCTCCAACGCAGCTGGGCATTGAACAACATTCAGCGCTATGGCATTTGGACATTATTATTAAGCTGGCTGCCCATTGTGGGTGATGCTTTTTGCGCGATGGCAGGTTGGTTGCGCTTTAACTGGTTGAAATCAATGCTTTTAATCCTTATCGGCAAGCTATTACGCTACATTTTTCTTTATCAACTCAACACTTTTATTCATTAA